The Glutamicibacter mishrai DNA window AGCGCCAACACTGACAACGCCGAAAGCAAAGGTCAGCCGTGCGCGAGCGCATGCCGTTGCGCTCGAAGCAGCCTGCCCACCCGAAGACACCGCAGAAGTCGGCCTGAGCGCGATGGAAAATACCTTTACCTTGCTCAGCGATTCTGAGAAGGAACCGGTGCCTTTGGCTGGTGCTGGCTACGATGTGTGGGAAGAAGCCGTGGCCCATCTCGGAGCGCTCGTGTCACCCGCCAGTCGCCGGACCGGACTCGGATCCCAAGCCGTCGCAATTGCCCAAAAGCATGCACTAGACGCCGGTTTGATTTCTCAATGGCGTGTGCACGTCGACAACATCGCGTCCATCAGAACCGCGCTGCGCGCTGGGTTTGAGTATGCAGGAACCCAAACCACTGTAATTCTCAAGAATTAGCGCGCAGCGCACATAGTCAGCTGGCGGTGCGCTTGAACGCGATGGCCGCCAGAGCCGCCGCCTGATCACCGAGGATCTGGTCATCAAAGATGACGCGTGGGGAGTGATTCCATTCGATCTCCTCGG harbors:
- a CDS encoding GNAT family N-acetyltransferase, which produces MTLQSDTIAIIRQSWASILGVSAEALARGEGRIYREKNDSAVLMFVSLFGTGILLGPSWAIEAGRNLPDTDLVSHAKLLELSTPYGGRPLGEAKLYYSDSAPTLTTPKAKVSRARAHAVALEAACPPEDTAEVGLSAMENTFTLLSDSEKEPVPLAGAGYDVWEEAVAHLGALVSPASRRTGLGSQAVAIAQKHALDAGLISQWRVHVDNIASIRTALRAGFEYAGTQTTVILKN